The following is a genomic window from Pieris rapae chromosome 24, ilPieRapa1.1, whole genome shotgun sequence.
aatattattttggtgtttttaaatcaatttcatatacgacagtgatggtatttaataatttattaatttaaataaaatctttttattaattttaatatacattcgccaatgaagtataacttctaacgcgtgtacctaagtacacacacttttttttctattctctatGTTCGTTTGGATAGTTCACTCACGTGTTGGCACTCGCGCGAATAGCACGTCTATTAGTAACGTTTGTCTATTTAGTAACGTATATATTGgtcaaattatgtaataatcgaagtcaattttcttttgaaattgtCGAGACTGTCAGCTAGAGAATTGTcctgcaataaataattttaatattctgcttttcttatttttgttgAAGTCCACAGAATATTTCATAGATTATTGACCTCTTAGTGTTAAGAAAGGTTTACAAAATATCATTTGTATACTAGCCACAACACGTTAGATCAATTTTCTTAGAACCATATTTCTGTcatcaataaagttttattttaatattagctGTTTTGAAAATGTACTAACTgcagattttattttcatcgtAAGTAAATTATGTTTGAATTGTATGCTTCagttatattcaatttatcctGGGTTTTGAAGAGAAACTTCGTTGAGGGAAAATTTTTTACCGATCAaacgcaataaataataatattatcgttTTTGTCGATGAATGGAAGAGAGTGATTAAGACCGATTGTGAGAGAGTTAGAAAGGGAGTAGGGAGCAAGCAAGTGAGAATGATGGAGATAGAGAGGAAGGGAGATCGTGAAGAAATATACGCAATTGcatgatgtattcgtttagtagttacatattagatcTTTAGATTCTACTATTCTATCGGCAATTCATAACGTCTTGttcagtaaacgcagattttttatttatttatattatcattagcatgtatacagtgtaaatatacaaatacatacatacaatggagtgatcatatactggtacatgatcatctattggggcttagGTAAATAAGGTAAAccttactaattaataatttacaaagagcagagatttaaaataatttactttttttattagttaagcAGGtgattaatatgaaatttttatattcacgACATATGCTCGtgtggttttaattaaatcgttttgtttaataaaacatttgtgaaaaaaatataatcggcCGCGGAAATTTAATCTCAATTTTAACTAAACCATATGTTAACCATGCCTTTATAATATCGCctcgaattttgatttttatcatGCAGTTTATATTGAATACACTCATACAGTATGTAGCATTATTACACTCATGATACATTTGAATCGTATttccaattataataaaaaaatacagcgaGTACATATGTTTTGAATATGACGTGTGTTATTTGTATCTCGATTGATATAACGATACGTAAAATTTTACCTTGTTTGTGCGTGACTGTAGCCTGTTTAAGCTATGTTCTGATGCCAAAATCTTGCCGCTGATTTTCAAATCGTGCGACTAGACGTGGTATTTACGTACGTACCGTGCGTGCGTGCGTGCGTATGAGTGTGCGTTGACGCGTCTACGAGCGTTACTTCGAGCGCGCGCTTCCATCGCGTTCCATCAGTTCGGTTATTCTGAAGATGTGCAATAATAACTTTACCACGCCATATTGAAACAGACTGAGAAATATCGGAGCTATAAGATACATGAGCAACCATTTTGTTGTACATTCGAACGAGCGCGTAGAGTGGACGCACGTTgatgaagatttttttatcgttGAAATCCaagagttttaaattattgaaatatagaaAGAGAGAGTATTGTTGGTGAATCTGATAATGGTTTGGATATAAGGAAACTGATgggtcaaagtcaaaaatcatttattcatataggtaacataatgtacacttatgaacgtcaaaaaaaaaaaaaatacattaaatgatttgaattttacatttactgccagttctcaaatcaagggcgtagaacggaagagaagaactggcattgaactctccgccactctttttgatcgccaagtttttttttacacaatgtttttaaggagctgcaacaattaccatgttccatatgacatcttgagtaataaagaataataaattaaattaaaaacaaagatttgtcttctatcagcaggaggcatggtgaaatgaAAAGTAAGTTGAGTCAGTATACATACTTGGGCTACTAAAGTTAGCCGAGATTCGTAGCAGTCGCTGTTAAACCCACGCGCGTTAAACGCTACTCCGAGCGCCAAATGTGTGTTTGTGAAACAGTATTGTGACGTATAATAGTTACATCATTGGATTATATTTGGGCTTCCATCCGTCCGGGTTTCCCCGGATTTGTCCTAGTTTGGAAGACGGGGAGTATCCGGGAGGGACGTAAATTGTAATTGGTTTTCGATTCTCATTCATAAGACATTCTTTAGACATTTAGACATTCTCTCTGTTCGATTTTCCagaaagaaaagtttttttttctaatattctgggaaaatatttatttatatgaacactagctgacctggcgaactttgttccgccttaatggcaataaataagcagtttgggttttttattggaaaaaatacaaaaaaattaaatacctacattaatcattcattattatttctgtattttagtacataggttgctcttcacttaagtaccttgtgatacacattttttcattttttgttttattatcaggcgcaaaaacaaacaacgctgatggtcttccgacccgtgaacatgccacgtataattgaccatgggaaaaacatgaatgttctagatttaaaccacaaacttttaaggattggccttgtgatttgttgatggtcatggaaaatgcaagacgtatcggaaattgaagtcttttaaattcaaacggcatatcggttgggatcatcgggatcctcggaataagaacttcctcacctttgaattttcctatcattatcgtagcgtaaattacattgttcttcaattttctaaccaccaaacgcataccattatgtagttcaggtcatctacatctttattctttttcttcttttttatcagtaagcaatgtaactctcatgtttgttgtcagctgcagtttcgtcacatagcgccatagatttgacgatttgaggcaagcgtttatttcgtcgacagccgtagatcttggaattactggcagtatttggcggaaatcgccagacagtaaaatcattgctcctccaaaacatctcgattcattgcgtaaatcttttaatgttcggttaagtgcttccaatgcacgtttatgcgccattgtgcattcgtcccagatgatgattttcgatgccgctaaaactttggccattgctgagtgttttgcaatattacacgttggttctccaatagtttgaagatttaacggtaattttaattctgaatgagccgtacggcatccttcttacaatgtggctgctatttcagaagaagcaactgcaaccgctatgttggatctcgcccgaacagttgctaaaactaatgacatgaggaatgtcttgccagttccaccaagggcatctaggaaatataaaccaccattttcatcatcgtttgccttcattaaagtatcataaacttccttttgttggtatttcaacaggggtacattcgtttgaactactaaatctaattcctggtgatcatattcacgttcccgttccaatactcgattaaatgcgtcattcgacaacaacaacaaatagaaacattcatcattctttggatgaactgtatacatacgacaataccgagttttatagttcttttcactgtttatacgaatgggcaatagcactatcattataattaaattgtaaattgtaaaaataattaaacgtatttatttaatagaaatattttgaatattgatatcttacaaatatcaaattgtcatatatacgtcattacatagctgtcattatacgtcaattacatagctatcatttgcgttttattattccaagtctgattcttatttgttataccactttttatagtgactgacgtttcatgtcaagtcccacgggaacgctgtcgaacgggataaaaagtatcctatgtccgtctcctggctctaagctacctccataccaattttcactcaaatctgttctttcgttcttgagttataagtggtgtaactaacacgactttcttttatatatatagataagagTTCAAgtcatgtttttaattaaaaaataaaaatagggttggtcgtagaggggtgaaaaatatatataaaaaaaaaattaaaaatatgcacacaaaattttacgACAATTGGTCGAGCTATTTGGGaggattttaattacaaacaccgtgacacgagaatagtttttatgtagatccgtaatttttttgataatattttacaacctAGAGAAAACATTCTACATTGTCTATGGTGTAAGATTTTTTCGAAACCGTCAAGTAGGGgagtatatttaattcaaacaaacaattctcctattattactattttatttaaacctgaGTATCTGTGTACTAGTTGACTACAGTAGGTATTTCAAAGTCGCGTACAATGAAATAACATATGCTTTTTGCTCTGaattatttctgtttattcGAGATATAAATTTTCCGGAAAAACTAACGGTTAAACTTTACGTTGCTTAGGTTAGCAGTGTCATGCCCAACGGCGGAAAGCTGAATggtctttttcttttataggcCGTACCGGAGCACGGAAAAAACGAAAACGGACCTTTAAAGAAGAGAAAGAGAAAGAGAGCGATAATGATATTGTATATCGTGAAAAGCATCTGTCTGAAATGCAGAAGCAGTGGCATAACTTGAATATACTGTTGACGTGCTCGAATATAACGCCGTTCAAAGATCGTAATGATGCTGGATATATCTGTGCCTACTGTTTCAAAACATTTCCCGATCCTAACGAATTGAGGAGACACACACACAGCGATCACGTTAAGGAGAAACCCTCGTACAAGGCTGGCTCCGGGATGAGTAGCTTTGTGGCGTTTCTGGACATTGTCGATCTCAAATGCACTATATGTGATAGGCCAATGGAATCTATAAACGCGTTGACCAATCATCTAGTCGATGAACATTACAAGGAGTACTATCTGGATGTGACTGATTATTTCCAACCCTTCAAGCTAACCAATGAACAACAGATTACATGCTGTCTCTGCACAGCAATTTTTCACAATATGAAACTGTTGATGCAGCACATGAACGAGCATTATAGGAATTTTATATGCACCATATGCGGTGCGGGATTCGTTAATAGCTTTCGATTGAATCGTCATGAAACGACGCATGTGAAAAAGAAATCAAGTTTTCCGTGTCGCCATTGTGGGCTGGTTTTCGCAGCTGAGTCCAAAAAGAAGGCACACGTGAATACGGAGCATAAGGGCGTCGCTGGTGATAGCGTCTGTCAGATATGCAAGGCGCGATTCAAGAATTACTATCAGAAGACACGGCATATGTCCCAAGTGCACAATGTTGAGGGTATCAAATGTGATATGTGCGAAAAGAAGTTTAATCTCAAGTCGAATTTGATGCTGCATATGCGAAGTGTGCATTTGAAGGAACGCCCGTATGCATGCTCAGTTTGTAGCATGGGTTTCTTTATAAAGCGACATATGCTGGGACACTATTTGGCGACGCACACCAATGAGAGGAAATTCAAATGTGATATATGCAGTAAGGCATATGCAACGCAGAATAGTAGAAGGAAGCATATGAAGAAGAATCATGGTATTACTAAAGTAAAAAGTCAAACCGGTATTGTgtagttttaaatgaaattctaGTGATGTATGTactgtgaatattttttattataattttatatatatatatataaaattataataaaatcacatatatatatatatatatatgtgataaTATAGCGGTTTGATCTggaattagttttattatttttacggaaacatacaaatcaaattatggaacaaaaatatttggtgGCTGGCTATGCTGGCAAAACAACTAGATACATATTctcaaaactcaaaaatatatttattcatataggtaaacatgtacacttatgaacgtcaaaaaaactaataaattaattgtaaatttacatttacaaccagatATATCTTAAACATACTATTAAATTCGTAAAAAGTTCGTTTGAGGGACAAGAATTTGCCgccttttctatttatttatttatatcgtaatcctacagctaaaataaattatatataaaacaaatacacagAAAATATAGCCAGATGGAGTACATCATGCATTTAACTACAAAAAGGTTTAAggataaacatacaaaaagtattcaatacatttaactaagtggtACCAAATTTGGTCgtgttgtgtaatggtgtaaaagtaagggtatgtacgtgatagtgtgtatgtggggtgtgtaTAGTTGTTAAGTTAAATCGCCGAAACAAAAACGATGGTGTGATAGTAGAACATTATAATGACGTAATcggcttaaaatatatttaactattgaAATATCGGAAAagttttacaatacaaaactaTGTATGTCACATGCAATCAAACACACAAAGAagcaaaaatcatttattcatataggtaacaaaatgtacacttatgaacatcaaacaaaaaagaaatatacattaaatgactCAAATTTTGCATTAACTGCCAGCTTTCAAATTGAGGCGTTTACATATTACGTGTACGAATTCTGATATATGGATATCTGTATACATTTCTACAATGTGACAAGTATATAGAAAGCCAAAAATGACATAATTGTAAACAATAGAAGTACCAATGGAATCAAAGTAAAGGATTAACTAGTACTTTTCTTTGTAGGTGACGTCAGCAAATATCCTAAAACAAGTTTAATGGAAAATTCGCggtctaatatttttgaacctATTGTTAACATAAAGATTGAAGAGGAGAATTCCCTCTCAGATAGTGAAGATTATGAACTCAAATACTCAGTTATGACGAATAACGAGGTAAGAAAGTAGATGAAGGCAAGGGAAAAGTTGAAGCAtaaaaaaacctcaaaaatcaaatactGTTTCAAATGCCAGAAGACTGTGATCACTCTGTAATGTCTCTTTTTGAAGAACAAGATAAAAGTGAGAAAGACGAGAGATCACTAAGCTCTAGACATAAACAATTGACAAAAGATGacgtaaataaaacacaagagAGAGAAATAGAACAACATCGTTTCAGCTagagataaattataaaattcacaaACACCAATTCGCACACACAACAGGAGTTGGTTGTGTGTGGTTTGTCAAGAACAATTTACCCAAGTGGCTAACTTAAAAAAGCACACAAGCAAATtggtaaattgaattttaatgggTCATAAAATGTCTTCGTATATTGTAAAACTAGTATTCACTACAGTGCATTTGTGATAGTATCAATGATGTAAATGAATTAACAGCACATCTTAGTGACGAACATAATCAAGAAATGCACACTGATATAAAGTGCGGACCTTTGAATGTGGGGTGTGTCACAAGGCATTTGGACGGCAAATAAGTTTACGTCAACATATTTGCATACATGAAGACGATCGAAGGTTTGGAGCCATGCACATGAACATGGCGTGGATGTTAAGGTATCGCTTTCTCGGAATATATTTCCATCATTGATCTTTGGTGTacattgaaatgtttttacttGTGTTAACTCTTGGTTGAATTGTTAATatgatatgttataataaaagtattgtttacttaatatatattttttcaaatacccACAAATTCTTTATCTGTTACTACAATAAcatgatttaaatatcacCGTAATTTTATACAAGACAAACAATCATTAGAGTTTTGTTCAGGAAAATAGCGCAAttgaaaagatatttattaggtTAAGAGTTAAATCATTAAGGTTAAGGTTAAGGTTAATTGACTAACGTGAATATATCTGATGATTTCTACATCTTTGTcgttgataattatttttctttacgaTTCATACTACGAGCCAGTTTTGGTTGTGGTCATCAATTATTATTGGAGGACTGGACATAATCTagcaaatcaaaaaaatactagtacctgattaaattatgattttcaagtataaattaaactaatcgTTTACTAATCATAATCTAATGGCCTTTTGACTACTAACTAAACTAtcctttttctataaattgaCTCTTATTTTCGTGAATATTCAAACGACATCGCATACGAATCTTCGGTACTTTTTGGAACGTCACCAAGCTGATTTCCACTGCTATCCTCTGAATAACATCCTCTAACAGTGCTTCTTCATAAAACAGAAAACTTAGCAGCGTGCGATTGGTATCATGGCATTATACAATCTGTAAATTTAACTTCGGATCTATACGGTAAATTGTTATCCAGCTTAATTACTACACTGAATTAGGTTGATAGTGATTCCAAGAAAAGCGTGATTCACTTTCTGAATGTCAGTAAAAaccaatattttatctttataggTAAACGACCGGGTGTTAAAATTGAAACCGTGTCTATGGATACGGTTAAAACAGTGAAGAAGCGCATTACAAGAATGAATACAAAAAGTAAGCTTCAGATGAATAAACATATGCATAATATTGAggagatattaaaattttctaacgCTACACCTATTCGGGGATACGAAGGGCAAGGCTACAGATGTTGCTATTGTTcccaacaatatttaaaaccaagCGAACTCAAAGCTCATACAGTTGCGACACACGAAGGAATCACCAAAGCAGATTTCGGATATCCCcatatagaaaaatttaatgtaaaagtcGATATAACCGATCTTCAATGTAAACTGTGCGGGCAAAGTATTGATAATATAgatgtattaattaatcatcTGATTAATGATCACAATAAATCGATGTACACGGATATCAAGAGTCATATAATACCATTTAAATTTGACAATAGCGAAGGTCTTCGTTGCTTCATTTGCTCGAATAGATTCAATGCGTTCAAGGCGATATTGGAACACATGAAACTGCATATAAGAAACTATGTCTGCCCAATATGTGACGCTGGATTCATCACTCGAAGTCAGATGAGGTATCACCACCAAACACATAAGACTGGCTCCTTCAAATGCGATCATTGCGACAAAGTGTTCAGTACGTCCCTCAAATGTAAAAGTCATATAAGAAGCGTTCACGAGAAGAGCGTTTTGAATAAGTGCGGATTTTGTGATGCGACATTTATATCCTATCGGCATAAACAGAAGCATCAAGCCGAAGAGCATGGCCTGGAGTGTCAGGTTAAATGTGACGCGTGCGGTCGTTCCTTCCAAAGCCAGGGTTCGTATAGGAAGCATCTCCGGGCGAACCACTTAATGGAGCGCCAGTTTGAATGCTCGTTCTGTGATTTGAAGTTTTTCACAGTTACTGGATTGAATAGGCATATGGTGAAGCATACAGGGGCTAGAGATTTTAAATGCGATGTTTGTCAGAAGGCGTTTGGACGCCGGAATACACTGAGGGAGCATATGCGGATTCATGCCGATGATAGGAGATTTAAATGCGAGTATTGTGGGTTTGCTTTTGTACAAAAGTGTAGCTGGCGTGGGCATATGCGCACGAGGCATGGCGAAGAGGTGTAGATAGaaactataattatgtttatgcaaatatgttaattattttattagtatatttataaataaatagatgatgattttaaaactttttcttgaatatatttttaacaggtATTATTAACTTTGCCGAATTTCGTCTGATAAATGACCGaaacttaacaaaaatttccTGCGTTtgacattaatacaaaaaaaatcttgcaAAACTTTGTTTCTGATTATTTAGTGTTTTAATGTTCTAAGAACACTGCCGGTTTGGTGtgtgttgattttttttgacaaatcctgctttatcaatatatttgtactgttaaatcaaaatttactaTTATCTGAAACTTTATAGGAATGATGCTACTGCAATAACAGATAGTGAACTGTACTCCATGTGTTATCCGGTATATGTTAGCTGTATGATGTATTAAAAGTAAGCAATAAAATTGCTAAGACCTGCTTAACACTATATCGATATAGAATTAGAAAATGTTTGAacaccaataaaataaacgttttcttTATAGGTATACCCGCGGAAGTTGTTGTAAAAATGGAAAGAGTAGATTCTGATTCGGAAGAATATGACGAGGAATGGCAATCCAATTTGGCCGTGTACACATCGACAAAGGAATCTGAGAAGATCAGTCTAAACGAGGAGATGAATAAGCATTGGGTGAATATACGGGAGATACTGAAGTGGTCCAACGCAACGCCGATTAGGAGTTATGGTGGTAGAGGATATCTTTGCTGCTACTGTTCTAAACAATTCGTTGATCCCAGGGATTTGAGAGCACACACATCCCAGTCCCACATGGGAATAAATGATGCATGCTTTACCAAGAAAGCTCATTTGAATGGCTATTGTATTAAACTGGATATAACGGAACTGTTTTGCAACATTTGCGGTGAATCCATAGACAATGTGGAATTGCTTTTGGATCACCTTTCAAAGTGTCACAGTATACAAATCTACACGGACATTAAGAATCTTATAGTTCCGTTCAAATTTAACAGCGAGGAACTCCAATGCTGTATGTGCGATGAGAAATTTGGGGCTTTCAAAGTTCTCTTGGCGCATATGAACGATCACATCAGGAATTATGTGTGTGAAGTGTGTGACGCTGGATTCGTCAATGTCAAACAGCTACGTGGACACGCGGAGATACACAAAACTGGGTCACACAAGTGTGAGCAGTGCGGCAAAGTCTTCACAACGATGCGTTCCTGCTCGTTCCACATGAACCGAGTGCACCGACGCACCTTCGTCTATAAGTGCGGCTACTGTTCCCAATCCTTCAAGGAGTCCAGGCAGAAACAGAAGCATCAGTTGGAAGTCCATGGTGTGGGTGCGGTGATAACGTGTGAATATTGCGAGCGTTGCTTCAAAAATCAGACgacatacaaaatacatgtGAATCGTGATCATCTCAAGTTGCGGAAGTTTGCGTGTACGATGTGCGAGATGAGATTTTATAAGTGTAGCGATTTGCATGATCATATGGTTAGGCATACCGGCGAACGGGTATACAAATGCGATATTTGTCAGAAGGCGTTTGCGCGACGTAAAACATTGCGGGAACATACGAGGATTCATCTTGATGATAAACGATTTAAGTGTGATCATTGTGATAAGGGTTTTGTTCAGAAGTGTAACTTGCGTACCCATCTTTTGAACAAAcataagataattatttaaagcaggCCGTGTAGGATTTAGAACATGGATTTTGAAGggaattttagatttttggtTACGAAACGCctgaaataattaatccacaatctgagattagaccgtgacagtcgatacACATATCTGCATAATACatcatcccaataaccaaactttacaaagaaaatccatttttgacggatagaatgcaatctctttactctttacactcatctatactaatattataaagaggaaaggtttgattttttgtttgtttgtatgaattgaataggctccgaaactacttggcagatttgaaaaatt
Proteins encoded in this region:
- the LOC123690383 gene encoding LOW QUALITY PROTEIN: zinc finger protein 28-like (The sequence of the model RefSeq protein was modified relative to this genomic sequence to represent the inferred CDS: deleted 2 bases in 1 codon), giving the protein MSLFEEQDKSEKDERSLSSRHKQLTKDDVNDRVLKETVSMDTVKTVKKRITRMNTKSKLQMNKHMHNIEEILKFSNATPIRGYEGQGYRCCYCSQQYLKPSELKAHTVATHEGITKADFGYPHIEKFNVKVDITDLQCKLCGQSIDNIDVLINHLINDHNKSMYTDIKSHIIPFKFDNSEGLRCFICSNRFNAFKAILEHMKLHIRNYVCPICDAGFITRSQMRYHHQTHKTGSFKCDHCDKVFSTSLKCKSHIRSVHEKSVLNKCGFCDATFISYRHKQKHQAEEHGLECQVKCDACGRSFQSQGSYRKHLRANHLMERQFECSFCDLKFFTVTGLNRHMVKHTGARDFKCDVCQKAFGRRNTLREHMRIHADDRRFKCEYCGFAFVQKCSWRGHMRTRHGEEV
- the LOC111000549 gene encoding zinc finger protein 728 isoform X2, which codes for MEDLKDGMCRCCASEGTYKDFTASYQWMGAEEVYGDMLKDCFDITLSTSLVNNGGICEVCITQLRNAFNFKKQVQNTEEQFKRMQDQFLKGDIVKIELNNDPMENSDGGDNIDDDFSSPEYDVPIQSIKIEQMESKTKKRPARASTSKAKKPKVEVGEPSNKRRTGARKKRKRTFKEEKEKESDNDIVYREKHLSEMQKQWHNLNILLTCSNITPFKDRNDAGYICAYCFKTFPDPNELRRHTHSDHVKEKPSYKAGSGMSSFVAFLDIVDLKCTICDRPMESINALTNHLVDEHYKEYYLDVTDYFQPFKLTNEQQITCCLCTAIFHNMKLLMQHMNEHYRNFICTICGAGFVNSFRLNRHETTHVKKKSSFPCRHCGLVFAAESKKKAHVNTEHKGVAGDSVCQICKARFKNYYQKTRHMSQVHNVEGIKCDMCEKKFNLKSNLMLHMRSVHLKERPYACSVCSMGFFIKRHMLGHYLATHTNERKFKCDICSKAYATQNSRRKHMKKNHGITKVKSQTGIV